Proteins encoded within one genomic window of Meriones unguiculatus strain TT.TT164.6M chromosome 20, Bangor_MerUng_6.1, whole genome shotgun sequence:
- the Samd5 gene encoding sterile alpha motif domain-containing protein 5 isoform X2 → MCTNIVYEWLKALQLPQYAESFVDNGYDDLEVCKQIGDPDLDAIGVLAPAHRRRILEAVHRLREQDAAAAGLYFTLEPQPVPPAPQVDAVPPGRRGEPCGGSAQGTRGDPCGQASAPRSRELVSYPKLKLKIMIRDKLVRDGIHLSKPPYSRKVSGIFPSLLQGILIVW, encoded by the coding sequence ATGTGCACCAACATAGTTTACGAGTGGCTGAAAGCGTTACAGCTCCCGCAGTACGCCGAGTCCTTCGTGGATAATGGCTACGATGACCTGGAAGTGTGCAAGCAGATTGGAGACCCGGACCTGGACGCCATCGGGGTGCTGGCTCCCGCGCACCGCCGGCGCATCCTGGAGGCTGTGCACCGGCTGCGGGAGCAGGACGCGGCCGCCGCGGGCCTCTATTTCACGCTCGAACCGCAGCCGGTGCCACCCGCACCGCAGGTGGACGCGGTGCCCCCAGGCCGCCGGGGGGAGCCGTGTGGTGGCTCAGCCCAGGGCACTCGCGGGGACCCCTGTGGCCAGGCTAGCGCTCCCCGCAGCAGGGAGCTGGTGAGCTACCCTAAGCTGAAGCTGAAGATCATGATCCGGGATAAGCTGGTCCGCGACGGCATCCACCTGAGCAAGCCCCCGTACTCGCGCAAG